Proteins co-encoded in one Chroicocephalus ridibundus chromosome 6, bChrRid1.1, whole genome shotgun sequence genomic window:
- the TRPC1 gene encoding short transient receptor potential channel 1 isoform X1 codes for MAALYQSADPSASASPNKLLALKDVRQVKEETTLDEKLFLLACDKGDYYMVKKLLEENSSGEMNINCVDVLGRNAVTITIENENLDILQLLLDYGCQSSDALLVAIDSEVVGAVDILLNHRPKRSSRPTIVKLMERIQNPEYSTTMDVAPVILAAHRNNYEILTMLLKQDISLPKPHAVGCECTLCTAKNKKDSLRHSRFRLDIYRCLASPALIMLTEEDPILRAFELSADLKELSLVEVEFRNDYEELAQQCKTFAKDLLAQARNSRELEVILNHTSSDEPVDKRGLLEERMNLSRLKLAIKYNQKEFVAQSNCQQFLNTVWFGQMAGYRRKHTCKKILTVLMVGIFWPVLSLCYLLAPKSRVGRIIHTPFMKFIIHGASYFTFLLLLNLYSLVYNENKKNTMGPALERIDYLLIIWLIGMVWSDVKRLWYDGLEDFLEESRNQLSFVMNSLYLATFALKVVAHNKFHNYAERKDWDAFHPTLVAEGLFAFANVLSYLRLFFMYTTSSILGPLQISMGQMLQDFGKFLGMFLLVLFSFTIGLTQLYDKGFTVNGEKDCAGIFCEQQSNDTFHSFIGTCFALFWYMFSLAHVAIFVTRFSYGEELQSFVGAVIVGTYNVVVVIVLTKLLVAMLHKSFQLIANHEDKEWKFARAKLWLSYFDDKCTLPPPFNVIPSPKTICYLFNSLSKWICSHTSSGKVKRQNSLKEWRNLKQKRDENYQKVMCCLVHRYLTSMRQKMQSTDQATVENLNELRQDLSKFRNEMRDLLGFRTSKYAMFYPRN; via the exons ATGGCCGCCTTGTACCAGAGCGCGGACCCGTCCGCCTCGGCCTCGCCGAACAAGCTGCTGGCGCTGAAGGACGTGCGGCAGGTGAAGGAGGAGACCACCCTGGACGAGAAGCTCTTCCTGCTGGCCTGCGACAAAG GTGACTATTACATGGTTAAGAAACTCTTAGAGGAAAACAGTTCGGGCGAAATGAACATAAATTGTGTGGATGTGCTTGGACGAAATGCTGTTACCATAACCATTGAAAATGAAAACTTGGACATACTACAGCTTCTTTTGGATTATGGCTGCCAG tcATCAGATGCACTTTTGGTGGCTATTGACTCGGAAGTGGTGGGAGCTGTTGACATTCTCCTTAATCACCGGCCAAAAAGATCCTCCAGACCAACCATTGTA AAACTAATGGAACGTATTCAGAACCCAGAGTACTCAACAACTATGGATGTGGCACCTGTCATTTTAGCTGCTCATCGTAACAACTATGAAATTCTCACCATGCTATTAAAGCAAGACATATCATTACCCAAACCTCATGCTGTAGGCTGTGAATGCACACTGTGtactgcaaagaacaaaaaagatagTCTACGACATTCCAG GTTTCGTCTTGACATTTATCGGTGTTTGGCCAGTCCTGCTTTAATCATGTTGACAGAGGAGGATCCGATCCTGCGAGCTTTTGAACTCAGTGCGGACTTGAAAGAATTAAGCCTTGTTGAGGTTGAATTCAG AAATGATTATGAGGAGCTAGCTCAACAGTGCAAAACCTTTGCTAAAGATTTGCTTGCTCAAGCACGGAATTCACGGGAGCTGGAAGTTATTCTGAATCACACATCTAGCGATGAACCTGTAGACAAGCGAGGATTGTTGGAAGAGAGGATGAACTTAAGTCGCTTAAAACTTGCAATCAAGTATAATCAAAAAGAG tttgtTGCTCAGTCTAACTGCCAGCAGTTTCTAAACACTGTATGGTTTGGACAGATGGCAGGCTATCGACGCAAGCACACATGCAAGAAAATTTTGACCGTTTTGATGGTTGGCATTTTCTGGCCGGTTCTATCTCTGTGTTACTTGTTAGCTCCTAAATCTCGAGTAGGTCGAATAATTCACACTCCTTTTATGAAGTTTATTATTCACGGAGCTTCATATTTCACATTTCTATTATTACTTAATTTGTACTCCCTTGTCTACAATGAGAATAAGAAGAATACAATGGGACCAGCCCTTGAGAGAATAGACTATCTTCTGATAATATGGCTAATTG gaaTGGTGTGGTCAGATGTTAAAAGACTCTGGTATGATGGTTTGGAAGACTTCTTAGAAGAATCCCGTAATCAGCTTAGTTTTGTCATGAATTCCCTGTATTTGGCAACTTTTGCTCTCAAAGTGGTTGCCCATAACAAG TTTCACAATTATGCTGAAAGGAAGGACTGGGATGCATTCCATCCTACCCTAGTGGCAGAAGGTCTTTTTGCTTTCGCTAATGTTCTTAGTTACCTGCGTCTCTTCTTCATGTACACAACCAGCTCTATTCTGGGACCACTCCAG ATTTCAATGGGGCAGATGCTACAAGATTTTGGAAAATTTCTGGGCATGTTTCTTCTTGTCTTGTTCTCATTCACAATTGGATTGACACAACTTTATGATAAAGGATTTACTGTAAATGGAGAAAAGGACTGTGCGGGGATTTTCTGTGAACAACAGAGCAATGACACATTCCATTC gTTTATTGGCACATGTTTTGCTCTGTTCTGGTACATGTTCTCCCTGGCACACGTAGCAATCTTTGTCACACGTTTTAGCTATGGTGAAGAATTACAGTCTTTTGTGGGTGCTGTTATTGTTGGTACCTACAATGTGGTGGTTGTGATAGTATTAACTAAACTCCTTGTGGCAATGCTTCACAAAAGTTTTCAGCTGATAGCA AATCATGAAGATAAAGAATGGAAGTTTGCTCGTGCCAAGCTTTGGCTTAGCTACTTTGATGACAAATGCACACTACCTCCACCTTTCAATGTTATTCCCTCTCCCAAGACTATCTGTTATCTTTTCAACAGTCTCAGTAAATGGATCTGCTCTCATACATCAAGTGGCAAAGTGAAACGTCAGAACAGCCTAAAG GAATGGAGAAATCTGAAGCAAAAGAGAGATGAGAATTATCAAAAGGTGATGTGTTGCTTAGTCCACCGTTACTTGACTTCCATGAGGCAGAAGATGCAAAGCACGGATCAGGCAACTGTGGAAAACTTAAATGAACTGCGGCAAGACTTGTCAAAATTCCGAAATGAAATGAGAGACCTGCTTGGCTTTCGAACTTCTAAATATGCTATGTTTTATCCAAGAAACTAA
- the TRPC1 gene encoding short transient receptor potential channel 1 isoform X2 → MAALYQSADPSASASPNKLLALKDVRQVKEETTLDEKLFLLACDKGDYYMVKKLLEENSSGEMNINCVDVLGRNAVTITIENENLDILQLLLDYGCQSSDALLVAIDSEVVGAVDILLNHRPKRSSRPTIVKLMERIQNPEYSTTMDVAPVILAAHRNNYEILTMLLKQDISLPKPHAVGCECTLCTAKNKKDSLRHSRFRLDIYRCLASPALIMLTEEDPILRAFELSADLKELSLVEVEFRNDYEELAQQCKTFAKDLLAQARNSRELEVILNHTSSDEPVDKRGLLEERMNLSRLKLAIKYNQKEFVAQSNCQQFLNTVWFGQMAGYRRKHTCKKILTVLMVGIFWPVLSLCYLLAPKSRVGRIIHTPFMKFIIHGASYFTFLLLLNLYSLVYNENKKNTMGPALERIDYLLIIWLIGMVWSDVKRLWYDGLEDFLEESRNQLSFVMNSLYLATFALKVVAHNKISMGQMLQDFGKFLGMFLLVLFSFTIGLTQLYDKGFTVNGEKDCAGIFCEQQSNDTFHSFIGTCFALFWYMFSLAHVAIFVTRFSYGEELQSFVGAVIVGTYNVVVVIVLTKLLVAMLHKSFQLIANHEDKEWKFARAKLWLSYFDDKCTLPPPFNVIPSPKTICYLFNSLSKWICSHTSSGKVKRQNSLKEWRNLKQKRDENYQKVMCCLVHRYLTSMRQKMQSTDQATVENLNELRQDLSKFRNEMRDLLGFRTSKYAMFYPRN, encoded by the exons ATGGCCGCCTTGTACCAGAGCGCGGACCCGTCCGCCTCGGCCTCGCCGAACAAGCTGCTGGCGCTGAAGGACGTGCGGCAGGTGAAGGAGGAGACCACCCTGGACGAGAAGCTCTTCCTGCTGGCCTGCGACAAAG GTGACTATTACATGGTTAAGAAACTCTTAGAGGAAAACAGTTCGGGCGAAATGAACATAAATTGTGTGGATGTGCTTGGACGAAATGCTGTTACCATAACCATTGAAAATGAAAACTTGGACATACTACAGCTTCTTTTGGATTATGGCTGCCAG tcATCAGATGCACTTTTGGTGGCTATTGACTCGGAAGTGGTGGGAGCTGTTGACATTCTCCTTAATCACCGGCCAAAAAGATCCTCCAGACCAACCATTGTA AAACTAATGGAACGTATTCAGAACCCAGAGTACTCAACAACTATGGATGTGGCACCTGTCATTTTAGCTGCTCATCGTAACAACTATGAAATTCTCACCATGCTATTAAAGCAAGACATATCATTACCCAAACCTCATGCTGTAGGCTGTGAATGCACACTGTGtactgcaaagaacaaaaaagatagTCTACGACATTCCAG GTTTCGTCTTGACATTTATCGGTGTTTGGCCAGTCCTGCTTTAATCATGTTGACAGAGGAGGATCCGATCCTGCGAGCTTTTGAACTCAGTGCGGACTTGAAAGAATTAAGCCTTGTTGAGGTTGAATTCAG AAATGATTATGAGGAGCTAGCTCAACAGTGCAAAACCTTTGCTAAAGATTTGCTTGCTCAAGCACGGAATTCACGGGAGCTGGAAGTTATTCTGAATCACACATCTAGCGATGAACCTGTAGACAAGCGAGGATTGTTGGAAGAGAGGATGAACTTAAGTCGCTTAAAACTTGCAATCAAGTATAATCAAAAAGAG tttgtTGCTCAGTCTAACTGCCAGCAGTTTCTAAACACTGTATGGTTTGGACAGATGGCAGGCTATCGACGCAAGCACACATGCAAGAAAATTTTGACCGTTTTGATGGTTGGCATTTTCTGGCCGGTTCTATCTCTGTGTTACTTGTTAGCTCCTAAATCTCGAGTAGGTCGAATAATTCACACTCCTTTTATGAAGTTTATTATTCACGGAGCTTCATATTTCACATTTCTATTATTACTTAATTTGTACTCCCTTGTCTACAATGAGAATAAGAAGAATACAATGGGACCAGCCCTTGAGAGAATAGACTATCTTCTGATAATATGGCTAATTG gaaTGGTGTGGTCAGATGTTAAAAGACTCTGGTATGATGGTTTGGAAGACTTCTTAGAAGAATCCCGTAATCAGCTTAGTTTTGTCATGAATTCCCTGTATTTGGCAACTTTTGCTCTCAAAGTGGTTGCCCATAACAAG ATTTCAATGGGGCAGATGCTACAAGATTTTGGAAAATTTCTGGGCATGTTTCTTCTTGTCTTGTTCTCATTCACAATTGGATTGACACAACTTTATGATAAAGGATTTACTGTAAATGGAGAAAAGGACTGTGCGGGGATTTTCTGTGAACAACAGAGCAATGACACATTCCATTC gTTTATTGGCACATGTTTTGCTCTGTTCTGGTACATGTTCTCCCTGGCACACGTAGCAATCTTTGTCACACGTTTTAGCTATGGTGAAGAATTACAGTCTTTTGTGGGTGCTGTTATTGTTGGTACCTACAATGTGGTGGTTGTGATAGTATTAACTAAACTCCTTGTGGCAATGCTTCACAAAAGTTTTCAGCTGATAGCA AATCATGAAGATAAAGAATGGAAGTTTGCTCGTGCCAAGCTTTGGCTTAGCTACTTTGATGACAAATGCACACTACCTCCACCTTTCAATGTTATTCCCTCTCCCAAGACTATCTGTTATCTTTTCAACAGTCTCAGTAAATGGATCTGCTCTCATACATCAAGTGGCAAAGTGAAACGTCAGAACAGCCTAAAG GAATGGAGAAATCTGAAGCAAAAGAGAGATGAGAATTATCAAAAGGTGATGTGTTGCTTAGTCCACCGTTACTTGACTTCCATGAGGCAGAAGATGCAAAGCACGGATCAGGCAACTGTGGAAAACTTAAATGAACTGCGGCAAGACTTGTCAAAATTCCGAAATGAAATGAGAGACCTGCTTGGCTTTCGAACTTCTAAATATGCTATGTTTTATCCAAGAAACTAA